In one Elephas maximus indicus isolate mEleMax1 chromosome 9, mEleMax1 primary haplotype, whole genome shotgun sequence genomic region, the following are encoded:
- the DIRAS2 gene encoding GTP-binding protein Di-Ras2, giving the protein MPEQSNDYRVAVFGAGGVGKSSLVLRFVKGTFRESYIPTVEDTYRQVISCDKSICTLQITDTTGSHQFPAMQRLSISKGHAFILVYSITSRQSLEELKPIYEQICEIKGDVESIPIMLVGNKCDESPNREVESSEAEALARKWKCAFMETSAKLNHNVKELFQELLNLEKRRTVSLQIDGKKSKQQKRKEKLKGKCVVM; this is encoded by the coding sequence ATGCCAGAACAGAGCAATGATTACCGGGTGGCTGTATTTGGGGCAGGTGGTGTTGGCAAGAGCTCCCTGGTCTTGAGGTTTGTGAAAGGCACGTTCCGGGAGAGCTACATCCCGACGGTAGAAGACACTTACCGGCAGGTGATCAGCTGCGATAAGAGCATATGCACACTGCAGATCACCGACACGACCGGCAGCCACCAGTTCCCTGCCATGCAGCGTCTGTCCATCTCCAAAGGGCACGCCTTCATCCTGGTGTACTCCATCACCAGCCGGCAGTCCCTGGAAGAGCTCAAACCCATCTATGAACAAATCTGCGAGATCAAAGGGGACGTAGAGAGCATCCCCATCATGCTGGTGGGGAACAAGTGTGACGAGAGCCCGAACCGCGAAGTGGAGAGCAGCGAGGCAGAAGCCTTGGCCCGGAAGTGGAAGTGCGCCTTCATGGAGACCTCGGCCAAGCTCAACCACAACGTGAAGGAGCTCTTCCAGGAGCTGCTCAACCTAGAGAAGCGCAGGACTGTGAGCCTACAGATCGATGGGAAAAAGAGCAAGcagcagaaaaggaaagaaaagctcaAAGGCAAATGTGTGGTTATGTAA